Proteins encoded by one window of Lathyrus oleraceus cultivar Zhongwan6 chromosome 1, CAAS_Psat_ZW6_1.0, whole genome shotgun sequence:
- the LOC127115563 gene encoding triacylglycerol lipase 2, whose amino-acid sequence MTFLGLMNSAVLILCVIILTAYSHQAQALGPDFFGEGLCASSITIHGYKCQEFEVTTKDGYILSIQRILEGRVKVFGNVTKEPVILQHGVLVDGATWFLNSPEQNLPMILADNGFDVWVVNSRGTKYSRKHTKLDASSQEYWYWSFDELVAYEMPAAFDFVSKETGQKIHFVGHSMGTLTALLSLAEGKWENQVKSVVLLSPIAYLSRMTTLIGAIATRSLLSEGFTLLGIAEFDPKGVPVTDFVQGICVQSGLNCNDLFTLIRGENCCLDKSAFDDFMKVEPQSSSTRTLFHLSQIVRTDALSKFDFQSPRLNMLHYGRLRPPAYNLSKIPNNIPIFMSYGGADALSDIADVKKLLNDHFQDHDKDKLSVQFIENYAHGDYMFATNANELVYKNVTSFLKHKF is encoded by the exons ATGACCTTCCTAGGTTTGATGAATTCTGCTGTTTTAATCCTTTGTGTTATAATTTTAACAGCTTATAGTCATCAAGCCCAGGCTTTAGGTCCTGACTTTTTTGGAGAAGGTTTATGCGCTTCTTCGATTACTATTCATGGCTATAAATGTCAAGAATTTGAA GTTACAACTAAAGATGGATACATTCTTAGCATTCAAAGGATTTTAGAAGGTCGAGTTAAAGTTTTTGGTAATGTCACTAAAGAGCCTGTGATTTTACAACATGGAGTTCTGGTG GATGGAGCAACATGGTTTTTGAACAGTCCAGAACAAAATTTGCCTATGATTCTTGCTGATAATGGCTTTGATGTTTGGGTTGTTAATTCTAGAGGAACCAAATATAGTCGCAAACACACCAAGTTAGATGCCTCTAGCCAG GAATATTGGTATTGGTCTTTCGATGAATTGGTTGCTTATGAAATGCCTGCTGCTTTTGATTTTGTCTCAAAGGAAACAGGACAGAAGATACATTTTGTTGGACATTCGATG GGGACGTTGACAGCTTTGTTATCATTGGCAGAAGGTAAATGggaaaatcaagtgaaatcagTAGTATTGTTGAGTCCTATTGCCTATTTGAGTCGAATGACAACACTAATTGGAGCTATTGCTACAAGATCCTTACTCAGCGAG GGTTTTACTCTTTTGGGCATTGCCGAATTCGATCCCAAAGG GGTTCCTGTAACCGACTTCGTCCAGGGTATTTGTGTTCAATCTGGACTAAACTGCAATGATTTATTTACTTTAATAAGAG GTGAGAATTGTTGCTTAGATAAATCAGCTTTTGATGATTTCATGAAAGTTGAACCACAATCATCATCAACAAGAACTCTTTTTCATTTATCTCAGA TTGTTCGAACCGATGCGTTGTCAAAGTTCGACTTTCAGAGCCCACGCTTAAACATGTTGCATTATGGACGACTAAGACCTCCCGCCTACAACCTCTCAAAAATTCCTAACAACATTCCAATTTTTATGAGCTATGGTGGTGCCGACGCGCTTTCCGATATCGCCGATGTTAAGAAGCTCTTAAATGACCACTTTCAGGACCATGATAAAGACAAGCTTAGTGTTCAATTTATTGAGAATTATGCTCATGGTGATTACATGTTTGCTACGAATGCTAATGAACTAGTATACAAAAATGTTACATCTTTTTTGAAACATAAATTCTGA
- the LOC127124459 gene encoding mavicyanin: protein MGCKNIILLVLIATLITKEVLATQHVVGGNQGWDPSSDFDSWSSSQTFKVGDQLVFKYSSMHSVVELGNESAYTKCDISTSLNSLSSGKDVVKLDKPGTRYFTCGTLGHCGQGMKVKIKIVKGNGSSSSVSSPSSSPSSSSSSTTSGDASSASQYFASLLLIVTISFVTMISLF, encoded by the exons atgGGGTGCAAGAACATTATTTTGTTGGTGCTAATAGCAACTTTGATCACAAAAGAGGTTTTAGCAACACAACATGTTGTTGGTGGAAACCAAGGTTGGGATCCATCCTCAGATTTTGATTCATGGAGTTCAAGCCAAACATTCAAAGTTGGAGATCAACTTG TTTTCAAATACTCTTCAATGCATAGTGTGGTTGAACTAGGCAACGAAAGTGCTTACACAAAATGTGATATTAGCACCTCCCTAAACTCCTTAAGCAGTGGAAAAGATGTTGTGAAATTGGACAAACCAGGTACAAGGTACTTCACATGTGGTACTTTAGGTCATTGTGGTCAAGGCATGAAGGTGAAGATCAAAATAGTGAAAGGAAATGGATCTTCTTCCTCTGTATCATCACCTTCGTCGTCACCGTCGTCGTCTTCTTCTTCAACTACTTCCGGTGATGCATCTTCAGCGTCACAATACTTTGCATCTCTTTTGCTCATTGTGACAATATCTTTTGTCACAATGAtttctttgttttaa